One segment of Micromonospora parathelypteridis DNA contains the following:
- a CDS encoding cobalamin B12-binding domain-containing protein, translating to MSSRIRVVVAKPGLDGHDRGAKVVARALRDAGMEVVYTGLHQTPEQIVETAIQEDADAVGLSVLSGAHMTLFRRVLELLGERDARDIVVFGGGIIPNGDIPELEKLGVAKIFTPGATTQAIVEWVRQNVAQPVS from the coding sequence ATGAGCTCTCGTATTCGGGTCGTCGTCGCCAAGCCCGGCCTGGACGGCCACGACCGAGGCGCGAAGGTCGTCGCGCGTGCCCTGCGGGATGCCGGGATGGAGGTCGTCTACACCGGCCTGCACCAGACCCCCGAGCAGATCGTGGAGACCGCCATCCAGGAGGACGCCGACGCGGTCGGCCTGTCCGTCCTCTCCGGCGCGCACATGACGCTCTTCCGCCGGGTGCTGGAACTGCTCGGTGAGCGGGACGCCCGCGACATCGTCGTGTTCGGTGGCGGCATCATTCCGAACGGCGACATTCCCGAGTTGGAGAAGCTGGGCGTCGCAAAGATCTTCACGCCGGGCGCCACCACTCAGGCGATTGTCGAGTGGGTCCGACAGAACGTCGCGCAGCCGGTTTCCTGA